A single genomic interval of Christensenellaceae bacterium 44-20 harbors:
- a CDS encoding type II toxin-antitoxin system HicB family antitoxin: MKAAYPIIMRQGEKFVIVEIPDFDIGTQGADYAEAMEMARDAIGLMGIDMEDEGETIPLPSDLRGLEAKCWDGVVTLVDVDFTEYRRQNDMRTVRRNVSLPSWLNAAAEKANLNVSAILQTALKKELKVTE; encoded by the coding sequence ATGAAAGCAGCATATCCGATTATTATGAGACAGGGCGAAAAGTTTGTTATTGTTGAGATTCCAGATTTTGATATTGGAACACAGGGCGCAGATTACGCGGAAGCTATGGAAATGGCGCGAGATGCGATCGGACTTATGGGGATTGATATGGAGGATGAGGGCGAAACAATTCCGCTGCCGTCCGATTTGCGGGGACTAGAGGCAAAATGCTGGGATGGCGTTGTAACACTAGTTGATGTGGATTTTACAGAGTATCGGCGGCAAAATGATATGAGAACGGTGAGAAGAAATGTATCGCTTCCATCGTGGCTTAATGCTGCGGCGGAAAAAGCAAACTTGAATGTATCAGCGATATTGCAAACGGCGTTAAAAAAAGAGTTGAAGGTAACAGAATAA
- a CDS encoding type II toxin-antitoxin system HicA family toxin, which translates to MKTKDLIELLERNGWKFKRHGANHDIYVKGTERESVVRHRETAEELAKAIIKRRGLK; encoded by the coding sequence ATGAAAACGAAAGACTTGATAGAGCTTTTAGAAAGGAACGGTTGGAAATTCAAGAGGCACGGCGCAAATCACGACATCTATGTGAAAGGGACAGAACGCGAGAGCGTTGTCCGGCATAGAGAAACAGCAGAAGAGCTGGCAAAAGCAATCATAAAGCGCAGGGGGCTAAAATAG
- a CDS encoding phage holin family protein: MDMMELIRPEMLTLIPVLYLIGAGLKKAEVFENKYIPLGLGLLGALLGAAWLLVFRDTEYSTTQSLLMGAVQGILCAGCSVYANQIYKQFKVKKGEE; encoded by the coding sequence ATGGATATGATGGAACTGATTCGGCCGGAGATGCTTACGCTAATTCCCGTGCTGTATCTGATTGGCGCAGGGCTCAAGAAAGCGGAAGTGTTTGAGAATAAGTATATCCCGCTGGGGCTTGGTCTGCTGGGGGCGCTGCTGGGCGCGGCGTGGCTGCTGGTGTTTCGGGATACAGAGTACAGCACCACGCAAAGCTTGCTCATGGGAGCGGTGCAGGGCATTCTCTGCGCCGGGTGCAGCGTTTACGCCAACCAGATTTACAAGCAGTTCAAGGTGAAAAAGGGGGAAGAATAG
- a CDS encoding siphovirus ReqiPepy6 Gp37-like family protein, whose amino-acid sequence MELYILDSDFEELGVIDDAESVIWTKRYFQAGEFEIYMMTTAKALELLKIGRYVTRKDDESVGIIESLNITSNEEEGEYITAAGRFSESILGRRIVWRQTRLYGGFETEMYKLIRENAVAPSLTDRKISIIALEEPRGIDTHIECQITGDNLLTAIEEKSAIEGVGFKMRLDGDVFRFGFYRGKDRSRGQAENPHVIFSDEYDTLEESSYLVEAKELVNVALVAGEGEGLERRMATIGEGSGMERYEVFVDAKDVSSNKGEISDADYLAALREKGAERLTRMTEVFDGAIISEGKYAYKTDYDLGDVVTVENSRWGLSINARIIEIIECEDETGYHVAPSFGR is encoded by the coding sequence ATGGAGTTATATATTTTGGATTCGGATTTTGAAGAGCTGGGGGTGATAGACGATGCGGAAAGCGTCATCTGGACAAAGAGATATTTTCAGGCCGGGGAGTTTGAAATTTATATGATGACTACGGCAAAGGCGCTGGAATTGCTGAAAATCGGGCGGTATGTAACACGGAAGGATGACGAAAGCGTCGGGATCATCGAAAGCCTCAATATAACTTCAAATGAAGAAGAGGGGGAATATATCACGGCGGCAGGGCGATTTTCAGAAAGCATACTGGGACGGCGCATTGTATGGCGGCAAACAAGATTATACGGGGGATTTGAAACCGAAATGTATAAGTTGATCCGTGAAAACGCCGTCGCACCATCTTTGACAGATAGGAAAATCTCTATCATTGCATTGGAAGAGCCGCGCGGCATTGACACGCATATTGAATGCCAAATAACGGGCGATAACCTCCTGACCGCCATTGAGGAAAAAAGTGCAATAGAAGGAGTGGGCTTTAAAATGAGGCTGGACGGTGATGTGTTCCGCTTTGGGTTTTACCGGGGAAAGGATAGATCAAGGGGGCAGGCGGAAAACCCGCATGTTATTTTCTCGGATGAATATGACACATTGGAAGAGTCCAGCTATTTAGTAGAGGCAAAAGAGCTTGTTAATGTCGCGTTGGTAGCCGGGGAAGGTGAAGGGCTGGAAAGAAGGATGGCGACAATAGGAGAAGGGAGCGGAATGGAGCGTTATGAAGTATTCGTGGATGCAAAAGACGTAAGCAGCAATAAGGGAGAAATATCAGACGCGGATTATTTAGCGGCGCTTAGAGAAAAAGGGGCGGAGAGATTGACGAGAATGACGGAAGTATTCGACGGCGCGATCATCTCGGAGGGAAAATATGCTTACAAAACAGATTATGATCTGGGCGACGTCGTAACAGTGGAAAATTCGCGCTGGGGTCTTTCGATTAATGCTAGGATTATAGAAATTATAGAGTGCGAGGATGAAACGGGGTATCATGTTGCTCCGTCTTTTGGTAGGTGA